Proteins from a single region of Argopecten irradians isolate NY chromosome 7, Ai_NY, whole genome shotgun sequence:
- the LOC138327976 gene encoding uncharacterized protein, translating into MGCFLLLILISMATLSIQSDFSLQMNSLSEGVVSVESSTEECIISLTTETVNRIHELKKDLKRGKFEILVVHLQILTNQTRNMSDIVWTMSKPEGISHTAEDHFVMTSYLQKSTKVEYIQANMSCLHISLNETLRFASNFGDIFEILGGLHSGEHSCNETGNCTETCGKAVDEPLLINLTYLWIVIILLYSPNLVYVLYDALHIKEDNLTHYHTKDCPYSLKRFLLHVSYYMVICCPFFKKHVKGRPVIRTILILWVVGMLFQTLHVCLQMSNLSSKLAYKELDEWMYRSLTKEARYRIYGATVIIGIIIIILLLQLMPTDTYKKLLDDPFIFIASSTGTSNNFFVKKSKLKLFLKHEEKKQLKDGQTMVAMHAERFMLILNHRFWFFVLKESFSGLIFRNKLTCLNCAVFLPVFVMCLLFFALNIAANVLWGVYPLFGLFLSCLTLVDSWSELFRICFLAVYFGFFVMVILGNNLVFAFNITIYTTMYTLPCSSFDDLAKYFMVFPILIYFCFYWRKFICSYKTMLDFMFKIKADLNTDNESNAERDHHERRSSHGNLTKPEVTKTISIEEFDFVCGECSPVRKKVLNLMIKIMMTGIFMLLTLTILFLRKEIDSFSKAAKTVAFIVIILLPRIIEKLWTGDEAATQDELEGKISKAVCHWRTDKGLKRKDVCDVKVDNVNCTWWKFCVDRKNDSDNEHNNEKKYTLKECSVRLSMLNEGVGGQDT; encoded by the coding sequence ATGGGATGTTTCCTCCTCCTGATCCTCATCTCCATGGCGACATTGTCCATCCAGTCAGACTTCAGTTTACAGATGAACAGTCTGTCAGAAGGGGTAGTCTCTGTGGAAAGTAGCACTGAGGAATGTATTATATCGTTAACAACGGAGACAGTGAACCGGATACACGAGTTAAAGAAAGATCTCAAACGGGGGAAATTTGAAATTCTTGTCGTGCATTTACAAATTCTAACGAACCAAACGAGGAATATGTCCGACATTGTTTGGACTATGTCAAAACCAGAGGGAATATCTCATACCGCGGAGGACCATTTCGTGATGACTTCATACCTCCAGAAATCGACAAAGGTAGAATATATCCAGGCCAATATGTCTTGTCTCCACATATCCCTTAATGAAACCTTACGTTTCGCTTCAAACTTTGGGGATATTTTTGAAATCTTGGGCGGTCTACACAGCGGCGAACATTCCTGTAACGAAACCGGCAACTGTACTGAAACCTGTGGTAAGGCTGTGGACGAGCCGCTGCTGATCAACCTGACCTACCTGTGGATAGTCATCATATTACTCTATAGCCCCAACCTTGTGTACGTTCTTTATGATGCTCTACATATAAAAGAGGACAACCTTACCCACTACCACACGAAGGACTGTCCCTACAGCTTGAAAAGGTTCCTCCTTCACGTTTCCTATTATATGGTGATCTGCTGCCCATTTTTTAAGAAACATGTCAAAGGTCGCCCAGTTATTCGGACTATTTTGATTTTATGGGTTGTTGGTATGCTGTTTCAGACACTCCACGTATGTCTTCAGATGTCCAATTTATCCTCCAAGTTAGCCTATAAAGAGCTCGATGAGTGGATGTACAGATCCCTTACAAAGGAAGCGCGCTACCGGATATATGGGGCTACAGTTATCATAGGGATTATCATTATAATTCTACTCCTCCAACTCATGCCAACCGACACGTACAAAAAACTTTTGGACGACCCCTTCATATTCATTGCTTCATCCACCGGTACATCCAATAACTTTTTTGTGAAGAAATCGAAATTAAAACTTTTTCTGAAACACGAGGAAAAGAAACAGCTGAAAGACGGTCAAACTATGGTCGCTATGCATGCTGAACGGTTTATGCTCATTTTAAATCATCGTTTCTGGTTTTTCGTACTAAAAGAATCGTTTTCTGGTTTAATATTCAGAAACAAACTTACCTGTTTGAATTGCGCTGTGTTTTTACCTGTCTTTGTTatgtgtttattgttttttgcGCTGAATATCGCGGCGAACGTGCTATGGGGAGTCTATCCTTTGTTCGGCCTATTTCTATCGTGTTTAACTTTAGTCGACTCTTGGTCAGAGCTTTTTCGTATTTGCTTCCTTGCAGTTTATTTCGGGTTTTTCGTGATGGTTATTCTTGGCAATAACCTGGTGTTTGCCTTTAATATCACAATATATACAACAATGTATACTCTTCCATGCTCTTCATTCGATGATTTAGCAAAGTATTTCATGGTGTTTCCAATtctgatatatttttgtttttactggaGAAAATTCATATGCTCATATAAGACAATGCTAGATTTTATGTTTAAGATAAAAGCAGATCTTAATACCGACAATGAAAGCAACGCAGAACGTGATCATCACGAGCGCAGGTCTAGTCATGGTAACCTGACcaaaccggaagtgacgaaaACAATCTCAATTGAAGAATTCGATTTTGTTTGCGGTGAATGTTCACCTGTCAGGAAGAAAGTGCTAAATCTTATGATAAAGATAATGATGACGGGGATCTTCATGCTGCTCACATTGaccattttgtttttaagaaaagaGATCGACAGTTTTTCGAAAGCTGCAAAAACGGTTGCATTTATAGTGATCATCTTGTTACCCCGAATTATAGAGAAATTGTGGACGGGCGATGAAGCAGCGACACAAGATGAACTTGAGGGCAAAATATCGAAAGCTGTTTGTCATTGGAGGACTGATAAAGGTCTAAAAAGGAAGGATGTCTGTGACGTAAAGGTCGACAATGTCAACTGTACATGGTGGAAGTTTTGTGTGGACCGTAAGAACGATTCAGACAATGAACACAACAACGAAAAGAAATATACACTTAAGGAATGTTCTGTTAGGCTAAGCATGCTTAACGAAGGAGTGGGAGGTCAAGATACGTGA